From the Gymnogyps californianus isolate 813 chromosome 2, ASM1813914v2, whole genome shotgun sequence genome, one window contains:
- the TMPPE gene encoding transmembrane protein with metallophosphoesterase domain, with translation MISFKQLPLEAKAAVAAGVVFFSMMLSRSYLAEKLDLRTWRWLLRLQMALFANALMLIGSLHVWRSTVTTFSRSSAASSFCFMPWKIAVFIFLALAHSSFFTLLFLVAEEPYFFSLAAYTCLGAYIILIFFLFTLGSVEQAYKFLAGRGTKVGTGNKNRTAMKPVFAVMLTVVLTVVGLLNASQPPTVNSVEVPVHKLPSTMNNLKVVLLSDIHLGPTVGKTKLAMIVRMVKALKPDITVIVGDLTDSEAEIIRPAVEPLGELNSPLGTYFVTGNHEYYTSDVSNWFELLKSFNIRPLHNENVKIVSPKSTDDWFCLAGVDDIEADVLRYSGHGMDLKKALRDCSSEHAIVLLAHQPIAAKWALQERPDINLILSGHTHGGQMFPLNAGAYFLNPFFVGLYKVGQNTFVYVSPGTMYFGIPMRLGSRAEITEIILRSP, from the coding sequence ATGATCTCCTTCAAGCAACTGCCGCTTGAAGCAAaggctgcagtggctgcaggAGTGGTTTTCTTCTCCATGATGCTATCGCGGAGTTATCTGGCAGAAAAACTCGATCTCAGGACGTGGCGTTGGCTTCTAAGGCTGCAGATGGCACTATTTGCTAACGCACTCATGTTGATAGGATCTCTTCATGTTTGGAGAAGCACAGTCACCACGTTCTCCAGGTCTTCAGCTGCCAGCTCCTTCTGTTTCATGCCGTGGAAAATAGCTGTGTTCATATTTCTAGCTTTGGCTCATTCAAGCTTCTTTACATTGCTATTTCTTGTTGCGGAAGAGccctatttcttttctttagctgCCTACACTTGCCTGGGGGCCTATATCATCCttatcttcttcctcttcactcTAGGCTCTGTAGAGCAGGCTTACAAGTTCTTGGCTGGGAGAGGCACTAAGGTAGGCACTGGCAACAAGAACAGAACAGCGATGAAGCCAGTTTTCGCAGTCATGCTGACTGTTGTGCTGACTGTTGTTGGGCTGTTAAATGCTTCCCAGCCTCCAACTGTGAATTCAGTGGAGGTTCCAGTTCACAAGCTGCCCTCAACTATGAATAATCTGAAAGTGGTGTTGCTTTCAGATATCCATCTGGGGCCTACAGTTGGGAAGACCAAGCTTGCCATGATTGTGAGAATGGTTAAGGCTTTGAAACCAGATATCACTGTGATTGTTGGGGACCTGACTGACTCTGAGGCAGAGATCATACGACCTGCTGTTGAGCCTCTTGGAGAACTTAACTCCCCTTTGGGGACTTACTTTGTCACAGGAAACCATGAGTACTACACATCAGATGTTAGCAACTGGTTTGAGCTGTTAAAATCATTTAACATTCGGCCACTCCATAATGAGAATGTGAAGATTGTTTCACCGAAGAGCACTGATGACTGGTTCTGCCTGGCTGGTGTTGATGATATTGAAGCAGACGTATTACGCTACTCAGGACATggcatggatttaaaaaaagctctcaGAGATTGTAGCAGTGAGCATGCAATAGTGCTGTTAGCTCATCAGCCAATTGCTGCAAAGTGGGCGCTTCAGGAGAGACCAGACATAAATTTAATTCTCTCTGGCCATACTCACGGAGGGCAGATGTTCCCACTAAATGCAGGAGCTTATTTTCTGAATCCATTCTTTGTTGGCTTGTACAAAGTTGGGCAGAACACGTTTGTCTACGTCAGCCCAGGGACGATGTACTTTGGAATACCCATGaggctgggcagcagagctgaaataaCGGAGATAATTCTACGTTCTCCTTGA